Part of the Novosphingobium sp. ZN18A2 genome, CGAACAGGCCCAGCGGCAACCAAAGCCACAGACCGGGCTTGCGCCTTGCGGTGTCCGGCGTTCCGGTCATCGCGCCAGATCCGCCTTGCGCTCGGCAATCTTCGCCGTCGCGCGGTGCCGCCGCACGTCGCTCGCCGTGCGGCCCAGCAGCGCCAGCAGGCCGCCCAGCGCCACCAGGACTCCACCCAACCAGATCATCGGCACGAACGGCTTCCACCACATCCGCACCTGCCAGCGGCCGTCCTGTCCTTCTTCGCCCAGCACCGTATAAAGCTGGCCGTTCCAGCGCGTTTTCAGCGCGCTTTCGGCGCGATTGCCCGGCGGCGACGTGAACGTGCGCGACTGCGGCGTCATCCGCACGGGCGCCTCACCCTTGTAGCTTGCATCGAAGCGCGCTTCGAGCGCTGTCCAGTTCGGCCCGGCCACCGGCACGATAGCCTCCAGCTTCACCTTCCACGGGCCGACCTCTACCGTATCGCCGGTGTTGATCGCGGCCAGCTTCTCGGTCGAATAGGCGCTGTCGCAGGCCATGCCGAACAGCGCGACGGCAAGGCCGAAATGCGCGAAAACCATACCCCAGGTCGCGACCGGGGTGCGCCGCAGGTTGCGGCCGGCAAGCGGCAGGATACTGGCGATGGCAAGCCCCGGCGCGATGGTAATGCCCAGCAGCGGAAGCAGGTGGATCGGCGGCGCGAACAGCGCCATGCCCAGCAGGGTCAGCGCCGAAACGATGGCCGGTATCGCCATTTGCAGTGTAATGCGGCCCAGCCTGTCGCTACGCCAGCGAAGCAGCGGCCCGACCATCAGCACGACCAGCATCGGAAGCACGAAAACCGAGGCAACCGGGTTGAAATAGGGCGGCCCCACCGAAACCTTTGTGCCGAATGCTTCGGTCAGCAGCGGATAGAGCGTGCCAACCAGCACGATGCCCAGCGTGCCCGTCAGCATCACGTTGTTGAACACCAGCGCTGCCTCGCGGCTGACGAACGAAAAGCGTGCGCCTTCGGTTACGGTAGAGGCGCGCAGGCCGAACAGCGCAAGCGCCCCGCCGATATAGATCGCCAGCAGCGCAAGGATGAACGTGCCGCGTTCGGGATCGACCGCGAAGGCATGGACGCTGGTAAGAATGCCGGAGCGGACGAGGAACGTGCCCACCATCGACATCGAAAAGGCGATCACGCCCAGCATCACCGTCCACGCGCGCAGCGCGTTGCGGCTGGCAAGCACCGAACAGGAATGGAGCAGCGCGGTTGCCGCGAGCCACGGCATCAGCGAAGCGTTCTCGACCGGGTCCCAGAACCACCAGCCGCCCCAGCCAAGCGTGTAATAGGCCCAGTACGATCCAGCGGTAATGCCCAGCGTCAGGAATATCCACGCGCCCAGCACCCACGGCCGCATCGCGCGCGCAAAGGCCGGCCCCACGTCGCGCGTAACCAGCGCGCCGACCGCAAAGCTGAATGCAATCGAAAGGCCGACATAGCCGACGTAAAGCGTGGGCGGATGGAAGGCGAGGCCGATGTCCTGCAACAGCGGGTTCAGTCCCGCCCCTTCGGGTGCGGGCGGAGACAGGCGCGCAAACGGGTTAGAGGCAAACAGCAGGAAGGCATAGAACCCGATCGAGACAAAGGCCTGCCCGGCCAGCGTCGCGATCAGGGTATCTTCGCGCAGGCGCCGTTCGATCAGCGCAACGAAGCCGCCCGCAAGCCCCATGATCGTGACCCACAGCAGCATGGACCCTTCGTGATTGCCCCAGGTCCCGGCGATCTTGAATATCATCGGCTTTGCCGAATGGCTGTTGTCCGCCACCAGCTTCACCGAAAGGTCCGTCGTCGCAAACAGGTAAACAAGGCACAGGAACGCAATCGCGACCATCGCCCCCTGCACGACCGCCAGCGGGCGCACCAGAGAGCCGACATCCGCCGTGTTCGGGCGCAGGCCCAGAACCCCGCTTACCAGCTGAAGCACCGCCAGCGCGGCGGCCATCCACAATACGGCAAGGCCGATTTCCGCGATCATTTCGTGTCCGCCACGACTTTATCGGCCTGGGCCTTTGTCATGTCCTGCATTTCGCGCGGGACATAGTTTTCGTCATGCTTGGCAAGCAGGTTGTCGGCCACGAACGTCCCGTTCACCAGGTGTCCTTCGGCAACGACGCCCGATCCTTCCACGAACAGGTCCGGCGTGATGCCGGTGAATTTCACGGGAACGGTTTTCTTCCCGTCACCGACGACGAAGTGGATCGTGATGCCGTCCGGATCGGTGCGCAGCGATCCCTTTTCCACCATTCCGCCAAGGCGCACGGCGCGATCGGCCGGCGGCGGCGAAGCGACGATATCGCTTGGCACATAGAAATACGAAGCCTGCTTGCGCAACGCATAGGCGGCAAGCAGCCCCGCACCGATCAGCGCGACCAGTGCGATGATTACCAGCACAAGGCGCTGGTGCTTGGGCTTGATGGACGCGCTCATTTCTTCCTCGCCGCGTCGCGGCGGCGTTCGGCGCGCCGCATCGCATATAGAGTCCAGACGATCAGGATCGTCATGCCGACAAGGCCGACGGCATAGGCCCCGATCACGTAATACCACTGGTCAAGCCGTTCGTGCACCGTGTCTCTCCCCCTGCGGTTCAGGCCATGGCCTTGCGGCGCAGGCGGGCTTCGGTCTGGATATCGGCAAGCAGCATCCGCATACGCGCCAGCACCAGCCCGCCGAACAGCAGCGAAAACCCAAGTGCGGCAATCAACAGCGGCCACAGGAACGTGCCGTCTATGGTGGACTTGCCCAAGGTAATCGAGGGCGGCTGGTGCAGCGAATTCCACCAAACGACCGACCGGTTTATGATCGGGATGTTGATCGCGCCGACGATCCCGAAAATCGCGGTTACGCGGCTTCCGCCGCCACCCGCCGCGGCGTCCTTCTGCGCCGCGCCGGCCAGCGCGATGTATCCGAAATAGAGGAACAGCAGGATCAGGAAACTGGTCAATCGTCCGTCCCATACCCACCAGGTTCCCCAGGTCGGCCGCCCCCAGATCGAACCCGTCGCAAGGCCGATCGCCGTGAAGGTAGCGCCAGGCACCGCGGCGGCGCGCGCAGCGATGCTGGCCAGCGGGTGACGCCAGACCAGTTCCACAAGGCTGGAGATCGCGATCGTGCTCCAGCCGGCCATGCCCAGCCAGACCGAAGGCACGTGCAGGAACAGGATGCGCACGGTCTGCCCCATCAACCGGTCCGGCGGCACCATGAACAGGCCCCACAGCAGCGCGCCAAGCGACAGCAACAGGCCCGACACCAGCAAGAGCGGCATCAGCCAGCGCGCAAGGCGCAAGAAACGGGCGGGATTGGCAAAACCGTGCATCGGCGCGGGGTAGCAGTTCTTTCCTCTCCGGCGACCCCCGCCGCCGGTCGCGCCGCATTGCCACCTGTGGCGGCGCGGGGCAAGGACTTTACACCCTATATGACCGAAGGTTCAGGTGCCGGCCCGATTCGCGTCAGGAACCCGAACGATCCGGACCGGGACCCCGGCCGATCGACCGTTACCGTCCGATCAGGTGCTGGGCCATGCGATCGGCCACGGCATCGGGCGTCGAAGCGGTCTTGTCGCTTTCTTCCCATATCTGCCGCAGGCGCACCGGGATCTGGGCGATCCGTTCGCGCACTTCGTTGATATCGCCTTCGCGGCCTTCGCGCCGGGCAAGGTATTCCAGCGTTACCGAGATGATCCCGCCCGCGTTGATCACATAGTCCGGCGCATAAAGGATGCCGCGTTCCGCCAGCGCCCTGCCGTGTTCCGGGCGGGCGAGCTGGTTGTTCGCGCCCCCAGCCACGATCGGCGCGTCGAGCCGGGCAATGCCCTCGTCGTCGAGGATCGCGCCCAGTGCGTTGGGGCTGAATACGTCGCACGGCACGCCCATGATCACGTCCGCCGCAACCGGCGTACCGCCCACTTCCCCGGCAAGCGCGGCGGCGCGTTCGGCATCGACGTCCGCCAGCGTCAACTTCGCGCCATCGCGCGCGAGCAGCCGGGCAACGCCGCCGCCGACACTGCCGACGCCCTGTAGCGCGACGTGAACGCCCTCCATCGATTCCTTGCCCAGCTTGTAGGCCACGGCCGCCTTGATGCCGTGATAGATGCCCATCGCCGTGAACGGCCCCGGATCGCCGCCCGCCGTGCCGCCCGGCACCGGCAAGCCCGAAACGTACTGCGTGCGCTTCGACACGGCGACCATGTCCGCTTCGGTGATGCCCACGTCTTCCGCCGTGATATAGCGTCCGCACAGCGCCTCTACCGCGTCGCCGAAGGCAGCGATCAGTTCGGGCGTCTTGGTGCGGCTGCGATCGGCGGCCAGGATCACGGCCTTGCCGCCACCGACCGGAAGGCCGGCCATGGCGTTCTTGTAACTCATCCCGCGCGACAGGCGCAGCGCGTCGCGCATCGCGTGCGCAGGTTCTTCATAGTGCCAGAAGCGCGTGCCGCCGGCAGCCGGGCCGAGGTGGGTCGAATGGATCGCAATAATCGCGGTCAGCCCCGATGCGCGGTCGCGCACCAGCTCAACACGTTCGTGATCGTCAAAGTCCTGTTCGGTCCAGAAGGCGGGCATGATGCACCCCATCGCTGTTGTTTCAAACGGCGGGTGCAAAAGGGGAAATGGGGCGACCGATGGGGTTCGAACCCACGACCTCCGGTACCACAAACCGGCGCTCTAACCAACTGAGCTACGGTCGCCACAATGCCCGGGCGCCCCGCCGAGGGGCGCTGGTGGAGCCGCGAAAGGCTGCCGTCAAGCAACGATTGTCGCGGATGCGCGCCATTGCCGAATGCAGGCCCGAAGGGCAAGCGAAAACTGCACCCGCCCCGTTCAACGTAATAAAATTACGCGCACATTCAACGGCTGTCCTGCCCGCCCCAGCTGCGGAAGGCAACGCGGGCCGGGTCGACGCCCGTATCGATAAGCGATTGCGATTCCAGCGTGACCGAGTCGACCTTCACGGTTTGCGTCAGCAGGAACCAGCGGCTGTTCACCTTGACCTGCGCCGCCGCGCCATCGGGCAAGACGCCGCCGATCGCCGAATTGACGTTGGCATAACCGGTTTGCGGCCGCCCCGCGATGATCGAACGCGCGCGACCCGGCGGCAGCGCGTCGGGCGCAAGCATCGTCAGCAGCCGCGCCTGGTCTGGTCGCAGCGTATTGACGTTGATCGGCGAGAGTTCGGTTTCCGGCAACGCGCAAAGCCAGGGGCGCAACCGCTGATAGATCACCGGCGTCATGCCCTTGACGGCGCGCAGTTCGGAAACATCACCGATCGGTCGACCCGCGGTAAGGTAGGGCACAGGCTGCGACCGGTACCAGTCATCCTCCGCCCCGTTGGGTGCGGGCGTGGAATCGCTGTCTATCCAGTCCGCCATGGCGTCGCTGATCGGGATCGCATCGGCTGGCGCGATGGCAAGCCCTTCCATCAACGCGCGCAATTGCTCCAGCGCGGCGGGACGCATGGCATAGGTGTCATCGGGCTTGCGCTCGACCAGAGAGTTCACGTTGAAGCAATTGTCCGCATCGTCGATCCGCGCCGTCACCGTGCCACCCGCGGCCCCGTTCGGAACCGAGAGCGGGAAATCGCGGCCCAGCAGTCCGGATACGTCGACCGTGCGCGTGCGGTCGGCATCGACCAGCGCCTTCAGGCGGGCCATGGCCAGCGTTTCGGCACTGGTCGCATAAAGCCGCGCGCGCGTCATCGCCTGTCCGTTGCCCGCAAGCCGCACCGCAAGGTTCAGCCGGTCGAGCATGACCGCGGCGATCACCGCCATGACCGCGACAAGCAGCAGCACGGAAAGCAGCGCCGCGCCGCGTTCGTGCTCTGGCGGGCGGAATGGGTGGCGCACGCTCACTGGTAGTTCACGCCGACAAGCGAGACGATGCGCAGCGGCGACTTGCCTTTCTGCGGCAGGGTCAATTCGATCGCGGTGGGCAGGTCCGTGTCGCGCACGCTCTCCCAACTGGTATGCCAATGCCCGTCACCGGTGCGGAAGCGCAGGCGTGGCGGCCCGGCGGCAGGCAACATCTCGCTGGGGGGATCTGCCTTCGCTCCGTCGGGATAGGGATAGCCCGCGCGCCACAGCGCCTTGCCGCGCCAGATCCATTCGACTTTCTGGAGGCTCGGACGCGGCGCGCCGTCAAGGTTCTCCCACCCGCTACGTGTCAGGCGCAGCAAAATGCCGCCCTCCGGCGCCTCCAGCGCGGGATGCAGCGCCCCGCCCGCGTCGCGCGCCGGACGCGGCGTGGCCTGGGCAAGGTCCGCGGTCCACACTGAAAGGAAGCGGCGCTGTGCGGCGATCTCGTCCGTCTTTGCGCGGCTCGCCAGTTCCGCATCCACGCTAAAGCGCAGCAGCGCCAGCGCACCCACAGCGATGATCGAAAAGATCGCCAGCGCGACCAGCATCTCCACCAGCGTAAAGCCGTTGCGTCTGACAGGCGCGCTCATTGCCCCGGAAGCCGCGTGAAATTGACGGTGAATGCCTGGGATCGGGCGCCCTGCGTAGTCTCGGCAACGCTGACGGCGATATCCAGCACGCCGGTATCCTTTGCCGCGGTAACCCGCCGCGTCCAGCGGAAACGCCGCCCCATGTTCTCCACCGTTCCGCTTGCCGTTCCCAGCGCGGGCGGGCGCGGGTCGGTCAGGATTTCGGCGGCAAGGTTCTGCGCCACGACTTCGCGCAGGAACCGTTGATCAAGGTCGGCGGTGCGCCCGATGCTGGCCCCTTCCATGCGCAGCAGCGTAAGCGCGGCAATCGCGAAGACCGCCAGTGCCACCAGAAGCTCTATCAGGCTGAATCCTGCCTCAGGATCGTGCCTGTCGATCATGCCGGGGCTATCGCGCATCGAGGCTAACCTTGCCGTCGCGTGCGATATGCACGGTCATCGTCCTGCCCTTGCGCGTCAGGCGAACATCGGCATCGCTGCTCGCCAAACCCACGCTGTCGAACACGATGCGGCTGCGGCCCTGTGACTGTGTTGCGTTTCCGGTCTGCGCGCCGGTGCCGTCTGCCCAGCCGGTCAATCCCAGCCTGCCGCCTTCGAATGGCCGCCAGCGCCCGTCGGCGCGCTGTTCGAAATAATAGCCCGCCTTGCTGACCACCAGCGACACCGGCGCGGCCGAGACGATCGCTTCGTTGCGTGCGGCGTTGGCCCGCGCGGCAAAGCGTTCCGCCTCGCCGCGCAGTTCCCGCGCATCGCCGGGCATGGAAAGCACCACCACCG contains:
- a CDS encoding heme lyase CcmF/NrfE family subunit; this translates as MIAEIGLAVLWMAAALAVLQLVSGVLGLRPNTADVGSLVRPLAVVQGAMVAIAFLCLVYLFATTDLSVKLVADNSHSAKPMIFKIAGTWGNHEGSMLLWVTIMGLAGGFVALIERRLREDTLIATLAGQAFVSIGFYAFLLFASNPFARLSPPAPEGAGLNPLLQDIGLAFHPPTLYVGYVGLSIAFSFAVGALVTRDVGPAFARAMRPWVLGAWIFLTLGITAGSYWAYYTLGWGGWWFWDPVENASLMPWLAATALLHSCSVLASRNALRAWTVMLGVIAFSMSMVGTFLVRSGILTSVHAFAVDPERGTFILALLAIYIGGALALFGLRASTVTEGARFSFVSREAALVFNNVMLTGTLGIVLVGTLYPLLTEAFGTKVSVGPPYFNPVASVFVLPMLVVLMVGPLLRWRSDRLGRITLQMAIPAIVSALTLLGMALFAPPIHLLPLLGITIAPGLAIASILPLAGRNLRRTPVATWGMVFAHFGLAVALFGMACDSAYSTEKLAAINTGDTVEVGPWKVKLEAIVPVAGPNWTALEARFDASYKGEAPVRMTPQSRTFTSPPGNRAESALKTRWNGQLYTVLGEEGQDGRWQVRMWWKPFVPMIWLGGVLVALGGLLALLGRTASDVRRHRATAKIAERKADLAR
- the gspI gene encoding type II secretion system minor pseudopilin GspI, encoding MRDSPGMIDRHDPEAGFSLIELLVALAVFAIAALTLLRMEGASIGRTADLDQRFLREVVAQNLAAEILTDPRPPALGTASGTVENMGRRFRWTRRVTAAKDTGVLDIAVSVAETTQGARSQAFTVNFTRLPGQ
- a CDS encoding GspH/FimT family pseudopilin — encoded protein: MNPQSACQPRVRRNGFSLVELMVVLFVMGLLASVVVLSMPGDARELRGEAERFAARANAARNEAIVSAAPVSLVVSKAGYYFEQRADGRWRPFEGGRLGLTGWADGTGAQTGNATQSQGRSRIVFDSVGLASSDADVRLTRKGRTMTVHIARDGKVSLDAR
- the gspK gene encoding type II secretion system minor pseudopilin GspK, coding for MSVRHPFRPPEHERGAALLSVLLLVAVMAVIAAVMLDRLNLAVRLAGNGQAMTRARLYATSAETLAMARLKALVDADRTRTVDVSGLLGRDFPLSVPNGAAGGTVTARIDDADNCFNVNSLVERKPDDTYAMRPAALEQLRALMEGLAIAPADAIPISDAMADWIDSDSTPAPNGAEDDWYRSQPVPYLTAGRPIGDVSELRAVKGMTPVIYQRLRPWLCALPETELSPINVNTLRPDQARLLTMLAPDALPPGRARSIIAGRPQTGYANVNSAIGGVLPDGAAAQVKVNSRWFLLTQTVKVDSVTLESQSLIDTGVDPARVAFRSWGGQDSR
- a CDS encoding Glu/Leu/Phe/Val dehydrogenase dimerization domain-containing protein, yielding MPAFWTEQDFDDHERVELVRDRASGLTAIIAIHSTHLGPAAGGTRFWHYEEPAHAMRDALRLSRGMSYKNAMAGLPVGGGKAVILAADRSRTKTPELIAAFGDAVEALCGRYITAEDVGITEADMVAVSKRTQYVSGLPVPGGTAGGDPGPFTAMGIYHGIKAAVAYKLGKESMEGVHVALQGVGSVGGGVARLLARDGAKLTLADVDAERAAALAGEVGGTPVAADVIMGVPCDVFSPNALGAILDDEGIARLDAPIVAGGANNQLARPEHGRALAERGILYAPDYVINAGGIISVTLEYLARREGREGDINEVRERIAQIPVRLRQIWEESDKTASTPDAVADRMAQHLIGR
- the gspJ gene encoding type II secretion system minor pseudopilin GspJ, which codes for MSAPVRRNGFTLVEMLVALAIFSIIAVGALALLRFSVDAELASRAKTDEIAAQRRFLSVWTADLAQATPRPARDAGGALHPALEAPEGGILLRLTRSGWENLDGAPRPSLQKVEWIWRGKALWRAGYPYPDGAKADPPSEMLPAAGPPRLRFRTGDGHWHTSWESVRDTDLPTAIELTLPQKGKSPLRIVSLVGVNYQ
- the ccmE gene encoding cytochrome c maturation protein CcmE, which encodes MSASIKPKHQRLVLVIIALVALIGAGLLAAYALRKQASYFYVPSDIVASPPPADRAVRLGGMVEKGSLRTDPDGITIHFVVGDGKKTVPVKFTGITPDLFVEGSGVVAEGHLVNGTFVADNLLAKHDENYVPREMQDMTKAQADKVVADTK
- the ccmC gene encoding heme ABC transporter permease CcmC, yielding MHGFANPARFLRLARWLMPLLLVSGLLLSLGALLWGLFMVPPDRLMGQTVRILFLHVPSVWLGMAGWSTIAISSLVELVWRHPLASIAARAAAVPGATFTAIGLATGSIWGRPTWGTWWVWDGRLTSFLILLFLYFGYIALAGAAQKDAAAGGGGSRVTAIFGIVGAINIPIINRSVVWWNSLHQPPSITLGKSTIDGTFLWPLLIAALGFSLLFGGLVLARMRMLLADIQTEARLRRKAMA